GCGTTGTGCAGCACAGGTTCCAGCTCTTGCTGTCCAATATCGCCAAACGCCGCCAGTCGTTCGGCGAGCGCCGCCGCGTTATTTTCAGGTACCAACCAGCCGGAATGGCCCGGCTCGATCAGTTCCGGAATGCCGCTGTGCACGGTCGAGACCACCGGAATACCGACCGCCATCGCCTCCATCAGCGCCACGGGGATACCTTCCATATCGCCATCGGTGCCGGTCACGGAGGGCAGCAGAAACACATCGGCATCGTCGAGCATCGCTTTCACTTCATGGCTGGGTTTAAAGCCCGGCATCTCAACATATCCCTCGAGCTGATATTGCTCGATCAACGTGCGCAGACGGCGCTCCCACGGGCCGATGCCGAGGATGCGATAGTGGAAATCAAACCCGCGCGCCTTGAGCTGACGGCAGGCTTCAATCGCCACGTGCAGCCCTTTTTTCTCAGTGAGACGCGCCACGGAGATAATTTGCAAAGGTTTTCCCGGCACTTTCACCGGGCGCTGGGTGAAGCGATCCATGTTCACCCCCATCCGCGACACGGTGATTTTATCAGGCGGACAGCCCATGTTTTTCAGTCGTCCCGCCCACAGGTCACTGATGGGCAGCATCATGTCGCCGCGACGAAACAGCTGTTGATATTCGCCCGTGTAGTGGTTCAGCACTTCATGGCTAGAGATGTCGATCCCGTGGAAAATGGTCGCGATTTTGCCGTCAATCACACCCAGTTCGCGCAGTTTTGCCGCCGTTACACCGGCCGGGCCGAAGTGGGCGATAAACACATCGGCGCGAAACGGCTGCGACGTTTGCCCGCGAATTGAGGAGAGGATCAGGTTGCGCGACTCCGCGCCATAGCGCGACACGTTCAGCGCCCGCCACGTGGATGGGCGATGCAGGCCACGCAGCGTTTGCGTGGCGCGGTAGCGCAGTTTTGACAGTCGCCCCTGGGGTTCATCCTGCAACCAGCGCGTTTTCGCCGCAAGATCATACTGCGTCCAGGCGGCATGGGTATTCTGCGTATCGCCCTTTTGCAGGGCGACAATCTCCACGTCGTATCCCATATCGATAAACGCGGTGATCTGGTTCAACACAAACGTTTCAGACGAGAGCGGGAATTTCAGTAAGAAGAAACCAACCTTCATTTGCCCTCCCCGATGCGATCGAGGACGGATTTCACCATGCTGATGCCATTTTCCCGCTCGGCTTTCACCGCACGCGCCAGGCGTTCATTGATGGCAGGGAGCTGACCCAGCGTATCGCCGACCATTGCGCCAAGGGAACCGTCGAGCAGATGGCGAATATCCACCGCCATTTCTGGCATCCCGAGCTGCTGCATAATGCCCGCTGATTTGTGCTCGTAGTTGATGGCGATGGCCGGCGTGCCAAAGTTCATCGAGATAATCGCGGAGTGCAGGCGCGTCCCCACCGTCAGGTCGCAGGCAGAAAGCAGCTTGCCCATTTCCAGATCGTTGAGTTCATCCATCACCACGTGGTAGCGCGACGGATCGTTCACCAGATGACGCAAATTCAGCGCCACCATGCGGTCATCTTTGTTGTAACTGTCAATTCCGGTACAGGTCGAAAGCGCCAGCACCTGGTAGCCACTGTCGAGCACGCGATTCACCACCTCGGCGAAGGCCTGTTCGTAGGCCCCCTGGGTCGTTCCCAGACGTTTATCGAACGGAGCCAGTTCGCGCAGGGTAATGGCGACCGTTTTTTGCTCTGCCGCGACGTTCAGCCAGTGCTGCACCGCGTAGCTGGCAACAAAATTCTGCTCCTGATGATCCACCAGCCAGGCCGTATCCACGCCGTGTTCCACTTTCGACGTATCAATCTCGCTGCGTTTCATCAGGTCGAGGCTCACGGATTCACGCAGAATCAACGCGTCACAGTGACCAAAAACATAGTTCGCCAGTTGGTTAAACTGCGGGTCCTGGAATGGTCCAACGCTGTGACCAATCATAAACAGCGGCTTTTTCGCCATGAAAGTACAGAGCGCATGTTCAAACTGCGGTACGCCGTACAGATCGACGAAGAACGAACCACCGACCTGGATGATGGCGTCATAACCCGACAGCAGGCGCACAAAATCAGTAAAGCCTTGCGCAATGGCGATATTGCGCAGCTTGCCGGTGTCAGTCACACGCGACAGCAGCACCTGATGCTGATAGCGTCGGCGCAGCACCTTCTTCACACGCCCCACTACGCCCGCCGCGTTATTGTGCTGTTTCATCTGGCTGTAGAGCGGATCGCCCATCACCGGACGATTCAGTAACCACGACGAGCTCACCGGGTAGCGGCTCATCACATCCACTTCTGTCTCAGGCTCAAGGGTGTTAATTGCATCCAGTAAACCGCGCAGAATGGCGCTATCGCCACGGTTGCCGCAGGTATGGTTGCCAAGAATCAATAATTTCATAATGACCTCTAAAAGGGGTTCTTCACATAACAGGTGCGGCCTGATGCCCTCACCCCGGCCCTCTCCCACGGGAGAGGGTGAAATATGCACAGACTGTCCCCTCTCCCTGAGGGAGAGGGTTAGGGTGAGGGGGAAATCACCCCGCCCTCAGTAACGTCTTCATCTTCTCGCTGCGACAAAACTGGCGCTTCATTTCGACCACCAGCGCGTTGCGGGACAGCACAATCATCACCACAAACGCCAGCGCACCGGCGGCAATTTGTACCGCCAGCAGCGCACCCAGCGGCAGATGTCCGTTAAGCACAAACCCTAATCCGTAGCTCACCGCAAGTGTCGGCAGCGACAGGTAAAACGGCAGCCACAGGCTCAGGATGTACTGGCGATAACTGGAGCCGAGCACCGGTTTGATCATCACGAAATAGCTCAGAACCGTATTGATGATCTGCACCAGCAGGAAGCCCAGCGTCACGCCAATCGCACCCGCCATTTGGCCGCCTACCACGATCGCCGGAATAAACAGAAAGGTTTTAAAAACGTTGAATTTGAAGCTGATATCAACGCGTGCTTTGGCCATCAGCAGCGAACCAATCGGATTGCCGACGGAACGCAGCAGCCCCACCACGCACAGCAGCTGCAGAATCGGGATAATCCCGCTCCACTTCTCGCCAAACACCAGCGGGACAAAATTGTTTGAAACCACCATCAGCCCCAGCAGCGCCGGGAAGTTGATAATCCCCACGACTGACAGCAGCTTGTAGAAGTTCACGCGCAGCTTTTCGGTGTCGTCCTGAATTTTGGCAAACGCCGGGAACAGCACGCGGGTGATGATGGGGTTGAGTTTCATCGGCGGCACCACCGCCACGTTGTAAGCGAGGTTATAGCCGCCCGCGACGCTGGCGCCGAGAATACGCGCCAGAAACAGCGTGGAGAGGTTGGTATTAACGTAATTGATGATGCTATCGGCGGTCAGCCATGCGCCAAAACGCAAATTGGATGACACCGATGCCAGCGAGAAATGAAAGCCCGGACGGTAAATTTTGCGGCCAAAGAAGCCAAACAGCAGCGTACGCACCGCGGTGTTGACCAGATACCCAAGGATCGCCGTCATCGCCAGCGGCCAAAAATGGGCGCTGACCACGGTGAAGGTAAACCCGGCCAGCACCGATGAGGTCTCGATCATGCCGATTTTGTTGAACTCCAGCTCCTTTTGCATCAGCGCGCGGAACTGCTGGCCGTGCGGAATCACCACAAATGCAAATGACAGCGTGCGAATGAGCGGCGCGAGGTCCGGGTTTTTCAGCACATCGCCAATAACACCGCTCAGCAAAAACACTCCCACACACACCGCAATGCCCAGCCCGACGTTCAGCCAGTAAAGGGTGGTCAGCTCAAGATGGCTGATCTCCTTGCGCTGAATAATCGAGTTGGCAATGCCGAAATCCGACAACGTATCGGCCAGGGCGATAATCACTAACGATACCGTCAGCAAACCAAACTGATGATTATCAATAATGCGTGCCAACACGGTCATCTGCACCAGCCCGAGGCCGATGATGATGATCGTGGCCATCGCTGACCACTTAGCACCGCTGATGGTTTTTTCACGTAAGCTCATGTTAGTACGCCGCTTTGTTGACAAAACCTTTGAAAATCGTCAGAAACACGATTTTGATATCGAACCAGACACTCCACTCGCGGATGTACTCCAGATCGAACTCAACGCGTTTTTCCATTTTTTCCAGCGTGTCGGTTTCACCGCGCCAGCCGTTGATTTGCGCCCATCCGGTGATGCCGGGCTTCACTTTGTGACGCAGCATGTAGCCCTCGATCAGCGCGCGGTACTGCTCGTTATGCGCGACGGCATGGGGGCGCGGCCCGACGATCGACATTCCGCCGGTCAGTACGTTGATAAATTGCGGCAGTTCGTCCAGCGACGTGCGGCGCAGGAAGTTCCCGACGCGGGTTACGCGCGGATCGTTCTGCGTGGCCTGGGTCACGACGCTGGCATTTTCCATCACTTTCATTGAGCGGAACTTCCAGACCATGATCGGCTTGCCGTCCATTCCGTAGCGGGTCTGACGGAAAATAATCGGGCCAGGTGAAGTGAGTTTGACCGCCAGCGCAATCCCGCACAGTACCGGCGAAATCAGCAGCAGGATCAGAGAGGAAAGGACAATATCTTCCGCGCGTTTCAGCAGGCGATTGATCCCGGACAGCGGCGTGTCATACAGCGGCACAACCGGTACGCCATTTACCTCTTCGATACGCGAATGCAGGATATTGAAGGTAAACACATCGGGGATCAGGATAACCGAGCAGGTCGTATCGGCCAGCTCGCGCATCAGGTATTTAATGCACGACTCTTCGCTCATTTTGAGGGCGAGATAGACGTTGTGAATTTTTCCCGCGCGGGCATCTTCAATCAACTGTTCATAGTTGCCCGCCCAGTCAGCCGTTACGCCGCCCGGTTTGGCGTCGTGATAAACCCCCACCACGTCAAAGCCCAGCCACGGCTCTTTGCGGAAACTGTTCAACAGCGCCTGGCCCACGGGTAAATCCCCGGCCACCGCCACATAACGCTTGTTGTAGCCGCGATTGCGCAGCCACCCGGCGAAGAAGCGAATCAGGGAGCGGCAGACCACCATTCCGACGCTGGTTAACGCATACCAGCACAGATAGGTTTTGAGGCTGTTATCGAAGTCGCTGCTGAACGCCACCAGCCCGGCGCTGAAGATCAGGCTGAGCGTCCAGTTTTGCAGGAGTAGCATCAGTTCGGTGGTGATTTTGACGCCACGGTAAGAGCGGTAGAAATCGGTCATCCCACCGATCATCTGAAAGACCACCAGCGCCAAAAGCGCCATCAGCAAATGCATATATAAAAACGACAGCCCGCTGACCTGACACACCACCCACAGCCCACCGAACATGATGGTAATGTCAGAAAAACGCTGCACCATTGAAATTAACGATGCATTCGTTTTGGCTCGCTCGCGCTTTTTTAGATTTGTCATCGTTGTTCCTTTAAGTTCCCCACTACACCCCTCACCCTAACCCTCTCCTCAATGGGGAGAGGGGATCGCTCGGTGCGGTCTTTTCCCCCTCGCCCCTCCGGGGAGAGGACCGGGGTGAGGGGAATGTAGCGGGCGACGAAATGCCATTACGCCTTCAACAGCGCCAAAATATCCTGCGTTCGCGCCTCCATCAGCGGAACATCAGCGCGCGACTCCACGTTCAGGCGCACCACTGGCTCCGTATTCGACGAGCGCAAATTAAAGCGCCACTGCGGGAACGACATGCTGATCCCGTCCGTGCGGTCGATCTCCAGCGCGTGCAGCGCAAAATGTTGCTCCACGCGGGCGATAGACTCGGCGGGCAGTTCCAGCTTGCTGTTGATCTCGCCGCTCGCCGGGAACGCCGCCATGCGGTCGCGAACCAGTTCGCCCAGGGTTTGTCCTTTCAGGCACAGCAGTTCCGTCACCAGCAGCCACGGGATCATTCCGCTGTCGCAGTAGGCAAAATCGCGGAAGTAGTGATGGGCGCTCATTTCGCCGCCGTAAATCGCGTCTTCTTCGCGCATGCGCTCTTTGATGAACGCGTGACCGGTTTTCGACATCACCGGCGTGCCGCCCGCCGCGCTCACTACGTCGACGGTGTTCCAGGAGAGGCGCGGATCGTGAATGATTTTCGCGCCCGGATTTTTTTCGAGGAAGGCTTCAGCCAGCAGGCCGACGATGTAATAGCCTTCGATAAACTGGCCGTTCTCATCGAACAGGAAGCAGCGGTCAAAGTCGCCGTCAAAGGCGATGCCCATGTCCGCGCCGTGCTCAATCACCGCATTGCGGGTATCGTCCCGGCACTCGGGCAGCAGCGGGTTAGGAATACCGTTCGGGAAGTTGCCGTCCGGGGTGTTGTGAACTTTCACGAAGGTGACCGGCACATTCAGGGCTTTAAAGCGCGCTTCGAGAGCATCCACCACCGGACCGGCGGCGCCGTTCCCGGAGTTGATCACCAGCTTCAGCGGGGTGATATTTTTGACGTTGATGTAGCCGAGTAGGTGATCGATATAGTCTTTGCGCAGATCGATTTGTTGGTAGGTTCCGCGCGCGGCTTCGTTTACCGGCGGGAAATCGTTGGCTTCGGCCAGGCGCTGTACGTCGCGCAGGCCGGTGTCGCCGCTGATTGGACGTGCGCCTTCACGCACCAGCTTCATGCCGTTGTAATCCATCGGGTTATGGCTGGCGGTGACTTCGATACCGCCGTCGACGCCCAGATGGAAGGTGGCAAAGTAAATCTCTTCAGTACCCGAAAGCCCAATATCCAGCACATCCACACCCGCGTCCTGCAACCCTTTCGCCAGCGCCAGTTTTAGCGCTTCGCTTGTCAGGCGCACATCGCCGCCCAGCACGATAGTTTTCGGTTTCAGATATTCGCCGTACGCGCGACCAATGCGCCACGCGATGTCTTCATTCAACTCTTCGCCTAATTTGCCGCGAATATCGTAGGCTTTGAAACAGGTTAATTTATTCATGGTTTTACCCTTTTTCAGGCAACAGTCGGCCCTGACCCAAAATGGTCAAAATTGTCTTTGTCGTTATTTGCCGGATGGCGCTGCGCTTATCCGGCCTACAGGTCCGTGGTCTTTTGTAGGCCGGATAAGCAACGCGCATCCGGCGAACAACGCGCTCGGGCTAAACCCGTCCGTACCGGTCCTGGAAGCGGACAATGTCGTCCTCTTCCAGGTAGGAACCGGAGCGCACTTCGATCAGATCGAGAGGAATTTTCCCTGGGTTTTCCAGGCAATGGGTCGCACCGAGCGGGATATAGATAGATTCGTTTTCGCCGAGCAGTTTGACGTCATCATCAATGGTGACTTTTGCCGTGCCTGCCACCACCACCCAGTGTTCGGCGCGATGATGGTGCATCTGCACGGATAGCCCCTCACCGGGTTTCACGGTGATGCGCTTGACCTGATAACGCTCGCCCGCATCGATGGAGTCATATTTGCCCCACGGACGGTACACTTCGCGGTGAATGTGATGCTCATGACGACCATCAGCTTTGATCTGCTCGACGACTTTTTTGACGTCCTGCACCGAGTTGCGATCGGCAATCAGCACCGCGTCTTTGGTCTGCACTACCACCAAATCTTTCACGCCCACGGTAGTCACCAGACCAGACTCCGCATAGATATAGCTGTTTTCGGTTTTATGACTGATGACATCGCCATGATGGACGTTGCCTTCCGCCGTATGAGCGCTGATTTCCCACAGTGACGACCACGAGCCAACATCGCTCCAGCCCGCATCCATCGGTACCACTACCGCGTCCGCCGTGCGCTCCATCACCGCATAGTCCACTGACTCTTCCGGGCAGGCGAGGAATGACGCTTCGTCCACGCGGATAAAGTCGAGATCCGGGTCAACCACCGCCATCGCTTTTTCGCAGGCGCGAAGAATATCCGGGCGATACTTCTCCAGTTCCTCCAGATAACGCCCTGCGCGGAACAGGAACATGCCGCTGTTCCAGTAATATTCGCCGCTGGCGACGTAAGCCTGCGCCGTTTCCAGATTCGGTTTTTCGACAAACTGCGCCACGTTAAACGCCACGCTATCACCTTCGCCAGTGGTCACATCGCCGCGACGAATGTAACCATATCCTGTTTCCGGCAGATCCGGCACGATGCCGAAGGTCACCAGTTTGCCGCTTTCGGCATATGGAATGGCAGCACGCACCGCGTCACGGAAGGCGTCTTCCTGCTGAATCACGTGGTCTGCAGCCAGCACCAACATCAGCGGGTCACAGTCCGGGCTGCTGCGCTGGGCGGCCAGTGCCGCCAGGGCAATCGCCGGCGCGGTATTGCGGCCAGCGGGCTCAAGAATGATATTTTCGGTCAGCTTATTGAGCTGACGCAGCTGCTCGGCAACGATAAAACGGTGCTGCTCGTTGCAAATCACCACCGGGCTTTCGCACTCCACGCCGTTGAGACGCGAAACCGTGGTTTGCAGCATGGTGAGTTCCCCTTTCAGGCACAGGAACTGCTTGGGGTAAAGCACGCGGGACAGCGGCCACAGCCGACTACCAGAGCCACCCGCCATCACCACCGGGTACAATTTATTCTGACTCATGATTTATCCCCGTATATCTGCAATAAATTGGCTAAGCACGTTCTCTTTCTCGAGCGTGCGTTCGGCATATTCACGTGCCACCGTGTTCTCTTTCGGCATGGCGAGAGCCAGTTCAATCCCGGTCACCAGCGCATTGACCGATTCCGGTTCCACGCAAACGGCGATCCCCGGATAGCTTTCGCACAGCTGGCCTAACTCGGTTTCAGGCTCAGCGGTGATCACCGCGTTGCCGCCGACGGCCAAAATATTGGTCAGTTTGGATGGCAGAACCGCATCGGCTGCGCCGCGCTTTTGCACCACCAGATGACAATCACCCATCTTCAACAAGGCAGGCAGTGCCTCGTAAGACTGAAGCGGGAAAAATTTAACGTTGTTCAGGCCGCGTTCGCTGACCATTTTTTCAAGCCGGGCTTTACCGCCGCCCTGCCCGACAATCACAAACACCCACGGATGTTTATCAAGCTGCTGCGCGGCGTCGATAACGCTTTCCAGTCCCTGTTTTTCCCCGATGTTGCCGGAGTAAAGAATGATTTTTTGATCGACAGGTAAACCGAGCTGCGCACGTAATGCCAGCGCATCGCTCTGCGTCACGTCGCGAAAACGCGCCACTTCGGACCAGTTCGGGAAGAAGACAATTTTCTGCGCCGGAACGCCTTTCTCCTGCGCTTTATTCATCATCGAGCGCGAAATGGTCGAAACATAATCGACGTTATGCAGACCGCTGCGCTCAAAGGCACTGGCCAGTTTCGCAACTTTTCCGCCCTTGCCTTTCCCGGCCATACCTAAGCCGAGCATGGCGTCCACTTCATAATCCTGGATGTGCAGCAAGGTGCGGGCGCCACTGAGTTTGCCCAGCAGGCGCATACCTGGCGTACAAAACAGGGTTGGCACCACGCCGATAATGCGATCCGGCTTCCAGCGACGCTGAGCCATCAGCGGGAAGAAACTGCTCAGGGCAAAGCTTCCCAAATGCAGCAGGCGTTTCAGCGTCGAGGGTTGTTTTGGCACATACAGCGGGCAACGCCAGACGGTCGCGGCTCCCTGCTCGCGGCGATAGCGCCAGCTGGAGTAACGCTCGCCGACCTTCCATTCCGGGTAGTAAGGCGGGGCCGTAATGACCCGCACCTCGTGACCCTGACGGGCCATCCACTCCACCATCTCACCGGTGTACTTGCCGATACCGGTTAACTCCGGCGAATAGTTGATTCCGTACACCAAAATTTTCATATGCCTGGCACTCCGGCCTGACGATCAGCGAGGAAGTACGCGCGGCTGTTGTCGTGAACGTTGTCACTGTCCAGCAACGCGCTCTGTTCCAGCCAGCGGTAATCGTCGTGTTGAGAATCAGGCAGACGCAGGTCTGCCTCACTCACTTTCAGGCGAAAACCCAGCACCACGTAGTGAGTGCTGAAATCAGTGCCGGAGAAGTTATCGTCATAGAAGTGCTGCCATACTCCGTAAAACTGGCCTGCCGCCATCGGCAGACGCAGCCCCAGCTCCGCGAGAGTGAGACGCTCGAAAGCATTTTCTAAGGTCTCATCTTTCTGCACGCGTCCTCCCGGCACGAACCAAAACCCTTGCGCCGGGCGATTGGTGCGCTTGCCGAGAAGAAACTCGCCGCGTTCATTCTCCACGATTAAATCGATGGAAATCAGCGGAGTGGAACGTACTACCGTGGCAAAATCTTCCTGACTTAAAAACATAATTACCCCCGGAAGCGGTGCTGGTTTTCCAGGAACCACTGGTACGTACTGGCCAGTCCCTGTTCGAGCGACACTTCGTGATACCAGCCGAGCTGGTGCAGACGCGTCACGTCCAGCAATTTACGCGGTGTGCCATCGGGCTTAGTGGCGTCGAACACCACGCGTCCTTTGTAGCCCACCACCTGGGCGATGGTCTGCGCCAGTTCGCGAATGGTGCAATCAACGCCAGTACCGACGTTGATGTGCGACAGCATCGGCTGGGTGTTCTCAGCCCACACCTCGCGGTCCAGCTCCATCACGTGAATACTGGCGGCCGCCATATCATCCACGTGCAGGAACTCGCGCATCGGCGTCCCGCTGCCCCACACCACCACATCCGGGGTGTTTTCCGCCGTCGCTTCGTGGAACCGACGCAGCAGCGCCGGGATCACGTGCGAATTACTCGGGTGGAAGTTATCGTGCGGACCGTACAGATTGGTCGGCATCACCGAGCGATAGTCGCGGCCATACTGGCGGTTATAGGATTCGCACAGTTTGATCCCGGCAATTTTTGCAATCGCGTAGGGTTCGTTCGTCGCTTCCAGCGTTCCCTGTAACAGCTCGCTTTCGGCGATTGGCTGTTTGGCCAGCTTCGGGTAGATACAGGATGAGCCGAGGAACAGCAGCTTGTTCACGTTGTGCAGATGCGCGGCGTGAATGATGTTGCTCTCGATCATCATGTTCTCGTAGATGAAATCCGCCGGGTAGCTGTTGTTGGCGACAATACCGCCCACTTTCGCTGCCGCCAGATACACCTGGTCTATACGTTCTTCGGCAAAAAACTGCTGCACCGCCTGGCCATCGAGCAGGTTGAGCTCGTCGCGGGTGCGGACAATCAGTTCAGCGTCGCCGCGCTGCTCCAGCTGACGGACAATGGCTGAACCCACCATTCCACGATGACCGGCGACAAAAATACGTTGTTTGGTCATGACTCAGGACTCCAGCGCGATGGCAACCTCGTAGCCATGAGACTTGAGCAGAGAGTGCTTTTTCGCTGCTTCAAGATCGTTGGCAACCATTTCGGAGACCATTTCCTGCAGGGTGATTTCCGGTTTCCAGCCCAGTTTTTCGTGCGCTTTGGTCGGGTCGCCGAGCAGGGTTTCCACT
Above is a window of Lelliottia jeotgali DNA encoding:
- a CDS encoding Colanic acid biosynthesis glycosyl transferase WcaL, with product MKVGFFLLKFPLSSETFVLNQITAFIDMGYDVEIVALQKGDTQNTHAAWTQYDLAAKTRWLQDEPQGRLSKLRYRATQTLRGLHRPSTWRALNVSRYGAESRNLILSSIRGQTSQPFRADVFIAHFGPAGVTAAKLRELGVIDGKIATIFHGIDISSHEVLNHYTGEYQQLFRRGDMMLPISDLWAGRLKNMGCPPDKITVSRMGVNMDRFTQRPVKVPGKPLQIISVARLTEKKGLHVAIEACRQLKARGFDFHYRILGIGPWERRLRTLIEQYQLEGYVEMPGFKPSHEVKAMLDDADVFLLPSVTGTDGDMEGIPVALMEAMAVGIPVVSTVHSGIPELIEPGHSGWLVPENNAAALAERLAAFGDIGQQELEPVLHNARQKVETEFNQQVINRQLASLLQTL
- a CDS encoding Colanic acid biosysnthesis protein WcaK, translating into MSRYPVSSSWLLNRPVMGDPLYSQMKQHNNAAGVVGRVKKVLRRRYQHQVLLSRVTDTGKLRNIAIAQGFTDFVRLLSGYDAIIQVGGSFFVDLYGVPQFEHALCTFMAKKPLFMIGHSVGPFQDPQFNQLANYVFGHCDALILRESVSLDLMKRSEIDTSKVEHGVDTAWLVDHQEQNFVASYAVQHWLNVAAEQKTVAITLRELAPFDKRLGTTQGAYEQAFAEVVNRVLDSGYQVLALSTCTGIDSYNKDDRMVALNLRHLVNDPSRYHVVMDELNDLEMGKLLSACDLTVGTRLHSAIISMNFGTPAIAINYEHKSAGIMQQLGMPEMAVDIRHLLDGSLGAMVGDTLGQLPAINERLARAVKAERENGISMVKSVLDRIGEGK
- a CDS encoding Lipopolysaccharide biosynthesis protein WzxC, which gives rise to MATIIIIGLGLVQMTVLARIIDNHQFGLLTVSLVIIALADTLSDFGIANSIIQRKEISHLELTTLYWLNVGLGIAVCVGVFLLSGVIGDVLKNPDLAPLIRTLSFAFVVIPHGQQFRALMQKELEFNKIGMIETSSVLAGFTFTVVSAHFWPLAMTAILGYLVNTAVRTLLFGFFGRKIYRPGFHFSLASVSSNLRFGAWLTADSIINYVNTNLSTLFLARILGASVAGGYNLAYNVAVVPPMKLNPIITRVLFPAFAKIQDDTEKLRVNFYKLLSVVGIINFPALLGLMVVSNNFVPLVFGEKWSGIIPILQLLCVVGLLRSVGNPIGSLLMAKARVDISFKFNVFKTFLFIPAIVVGGQMAGAIGVTLGFLLVQIINTVLSYFVMIKPVLGSSYRQYILSLWLPFYLSLPTLAVSYGLGFVLNGHLPLGALLAVQIAAGALAFVVMIVLSRNALVVEMKRQFCRSEKMKTLLRAG
- a CDS encoding GDP-mannose mannosyl hydrolase, giving the protein MFLSQEDFATVVRSTPLISIDLIVENERGEFLLGKRTNRPAQGFWFVPGGRVQKDETLENAFERLTLAELGLRLPMAAGQFYGVWQHFYDDNFSGTDFSTHYVVLGFRLKVSEADLRLPDSQHDDYRWLEQSALLDSDNVHDNSRAYFLADRQAGVPGI
- a CDS encoding Colanic acid biosynthsis UDP-glucose lipid carrier transferase WcaJ, yielding MTNLKKRERAKTNASLISMVQRFSDITIMFGGLWVVCQVSGLSFLYMHLLMALLALVVFQMIGGMTDFYRSYRGVKITTELMLLLQNWTLSLIFSAGLVAFSSDFDNSLKTYLCWYALTSVGMVVCRSLIRFFAGWLRNRGYNKRYVAVAGDLPVGQALLNSFRKEPWLGFDVVGVYHDAKPGGVTADWAGNYEQLIEDARAGKIHNVYLALKMSEESCIKYLMRELADTTCSVILIPDVFTFNILHSRIEEVNGVPVVPLYDTPLSGINRLLKRAEDIVLSSLILLLISPVLCGIALAVKLTSPGPIIFRQTRYGMDGKPIMVWKFRSMKVMENASVVTQATQNDPRVTRVGNFLRRTSLDELPQFINVLTGGMSIVGPRPHAVAHNEQYRALIEGYMLRHKVKPGITGWAQINGWRGETDTLEKMEKRVEFDLEYIREWSVWFDIKIVFLTIFKGFVNKAAY
- a CDS encoding GDP-L-fucose synthetase — its product is MTKQRIFVAGHRGMVGSAIVRQLEQRGDAELIVRTRDELNLLDGQAVQQFFAEERIDQVYLAAAKVGGIVANNSYPADFIYENMMIESNIIHAAHLHNVNKLLFLGSSCIYPKLAKQPIAESELLQGTLEATNEPYAIAKIAGIKLCESYNRQYGRDYRSVMPTNLYGPHDNFHPSNSHVIPALLRRFHEATAENTPDVVVWGSGTPMREFLHVDDMAAASIHVMELDREVWAENTQPMLSHINVGTGVDCTIRELAQTIAQVVGYKGRVVFDATKPDGTPRKLLDVTRLHQLGWYHEVSLEQGLASTYQWFLENQHRFRG
- a CDS encoding Mannose-1-phosphate guanylyltransferase (GDP); its protein translation is MLQTTVSRLNGVECESPVVICNEQHRFIVAEQLRQLNKLTENIILEPAGRNTAPAIALAALAAQRSSPDCDPLMLVLAADHVIQQEDAFRDAVRAAIPYAESGKLVTFGIVPDLPETGYGYIRRGDVTTGEGDSVAFNVAQFVEKPNLETAQAYVASGEYYWNSGMFLFRAGRYLEELEKYRPDILRACEKAMAVVDPDLDFIRVDEASFLACPEESVDYAVMERTADAVVVPMDAGWSDVGSWSSLWEISAHTAEGNVHHGDVISHKTENSYIYAESGLVTTVGVKDLVVVQTKDAVLIADRNSVQDVKKVVEQIKADGRHEHHIHREVYRPWGKYDSIDAGERYQVKRITVKPGEGLSVQMHHHRAEHWVVVAGTAKVTIDDDVKLLGENESIYIPLGATHCLENPGKIPLDLIEVRSGSYLEEDDIVRFQDRYGRV
- a CDS encoding Phosphomannomutase — its product is MNKLTCFKAYDIRGKLGEELNEDIAWRIGRAYGEYLKPKTIVLGGDVRLTSEALKLALAKGLQDAGVDVLDIGLSGTEEIYFATFHLGVDGGIEVTASHNPMDYNGMKLVREGARPISGDTGLRDVQRLAEANDFPPVNEAARGTYQQIDLRKDYIDHLLGYINVKNITPLKLVINSGNGAAGPVVDALEARFKALNVPVTFVKVHNTPDGNFPNGIPNPLLPECRDDTRNAVIEHGADMGIAFDGDFDRCFLFDENGQFIEGYYIVGLLAEAFLEKNPGAKIIHDPRLSWNTVDVVSAAGGTPVMSKTGHAFIKERMREEDAIYGGEMSAHHYFRDFAYCDSGMIPWLLVTELLCLKGQTLGELVRDRMAAFPASGEINSKLELPAESIARVEQHFALHALEIDRTDGISMSFPQWRFNLRSSNTEPVVRLNVESRADVPLMEARTQDILALLKA
- a CDS encoding Colanic acid biosysnthesis glycosyl transferase WcaI, with product MKILVYGINYSPELTGIGKYTGEMVEWMARQGHEVRVITAPPYYPEWKVGERYSSWRYRREQGAATVWRCPLYVPKQPSTLKRLLHLGSFALSSFFPLMAQRRWKPDRIIGVVPTLFCTPGMRLLGKLSGARTLLHIQDYEVDAMLGLGMAGKGKGGKVAKLASAFERSGLHNVDYVSTISRSMMNKAQEKGVPAQKIVFFPNWSEVARFRDVTQSDALALRAQLGLPVDQKIILYSGNIGEKQGLESVIDAAQQLDKHPWVFVIVGQGGGKARLEKMVSERGLNNVKFFPLQSYEALPALLKMGDCHLVVQKRGAADAVLPSKLTNILAVGGNAVITAEPETELGQLCESYPGIAVCVEPESVNALVTGIELALAMPKENTVAREYAERTLEKENVLSQFIADIRG